The Acidianus manzaensis genome has a window encoding:
- a CDS encoding V-type ATP synthase subunit E encodes MEFEELLDIAIKKTFDDIKSNIDQGLAEATKIINTNYNNLLNQYTVKINDLISKKKEQLEGEKAKLDIENKRNILNEENFWLNKVYDEVNKKLFIITQSQEYINGIKEIIKREAKENSKIISSKQDFDKIKNIIKELKMSLTVETEDSMIGGVKIYYPDVGLTRDYSLNLILNQVFESEKPNVAKILFGE; translated from the coding sequence ATGGAGTTTGAAGAATTATTAGATATCGCAATTAAAAAAACTTTTGATGATATAAAAAGTAATATAGATCAAGGATTAGCAGAAGCCACTAAGATAATTAATACAAATTATAATAATTTGCTTAATCAATATACTGTTAAAATTAATGATTTGATATCTAAGAAAAAGGAACAATTAGAAGGTGAAAAAGCCAAATTGGATATAGAGAACAAGAGAAACATTTTAAACGAAGAAAATTTCTGGCTTAACAAAGTTTATGATGAAGTTAATAAAAAATTATTTATTATTACTCAATCTCAAGAATACATAAATGGTATAAAAGAGATTATAAAAAGAGAAGCTAAAGAAAATTCCAAAATCATATCTTCAAAACAAGATTTTGATAAAATAAAAAATATAATTAAGGAATTAAAAATGAGTTTAACAGTAGAAACAGAAGATAGTATGATTGGTGGAGTAAAAATTTATTATCCTGATGTTGGATTAACAAGGGATTATTCGCTTAATCTTATATTAAATCAAGTTTTTGAGTCAGAAAAACCAAATGTAGCAAAGATTCTATTTGGTGAGTAA
- a CDS encoding V-type ATP synthase subunit F, translating to MGKILLLGDKYTVSLFKLVGTEGEVIEDPYVLESKIKEINKRQDIDLVLITKDLYDPVREKLESVISNQTKPLITVIPSPYSEAQPMDVKKMILRALGFG from the coding sequence ATGGGAAAAATTTTGCTTTTAGGAGACAAGTATACGGTATCCCTTTTTAAATTAGTTGGTACTGAAGGCGAAGTAATAGAAGATCCTTATGTTTTAGAAAGTAAAATAAAAGAAATTAATAAAAGGCAAGATATAGATTTGGTTCTTATTACCAAAGATCTTTATGATCCAGTTAGAGAAAAGCTTGAAAGTGTTATAAGTAATCAAACAAAACCTTTAATTACTGTAATTCCTTCTCCTTATAGTGAAGCACAACCTATGGATGTAAAGAAAATGATTTTAAGAGCTTTAGGTTTTGGGTGA
- a CDS encoding V-type ATP synthase subunit I — translation MILPETMSKVQIITTKENLDKTIIQVLKFGNLEPTEPDQPISSNRFEEYRRKLGEIQEHLTKLKIIMDLGSIVLEPKGNMKITNWLEASDEASRESANIEDKYKDLLEEIGKIRSEIELYTLQLKEIEPFKDITVDLNKLYNLKLFDVYLITANSSQIEKIKRLNAFISYQKVNENKYAVIIIALKNQIKKEDIEREIGARIFETAEGKSPFDVYKDLTQKLQNLQKALEEARGGLRSDLKKNENELKEIYGRLLTIRDGLTILSRARFSNFYVQIQGYVPEKQVNKLKSMLEKYATVISTLPRRYGEKEQPPTLISLPKRLKAVESVVELYGTPSYWEISPIVFLIFTFPLLFGLMFPDFGNALVVFIFAIWFYKYGVKKGSENTKNLSLVLIYSSIVAMVTGLLAREFFGPVLVGGPREVFNNDSYPVGPLYNVWPVPVSVSNALKYIIPFGHYSILSTEIEDAMILSILLGAIALFVSSLLGIINAIKKKDTEFLLYEKLPLLILYTVPLIIFGYGVINISNYFGEVENLLGGILTNIFTIPPNLSTPTLALAYILVLWVELGLIYNWISKIILLKRHGDVGIGAAIGMGFIEGGFEAGILLLSNTISFIRILVFALAHYYLLYAFSYMGLLVLYSKGIPYAAGVIIAGIIIALGNLLAIALEGLIVFIQDMRLHFYEMFSKFYEGGGRKFEPVTSYVEIEEKEEEKNIQKAMEKPILAEEA, via the coding sequence TTGATTTTGCCTGAAACAATGTCCAAGGTCCAAATAATAACTACGAAAGAGAATCTAGATAAAACTATAATACAAGTATTAAAATTTGGAAATTTAGAACCTACAGAACCAGACCAACCAATATCATCTAACAGATTTGAAGAATATAGAAGAAAATTGGGAGAAATACAAGAACATTTAACAAAACTCAAAATTATTATGGATTTAGGTAGCATTGTACTTGAACCAAAAGGCAATATGAAAATAACAAATTGGTTAGAAGCATCAGATGAAGCTTCCAGAGAATCTGCAAATATAGAAGATAAATACAAGGATCTTCTAGAAGAGATAGGTAAAATTAGAAGTGAAATAGAATTATATACTTTACAACTAAAAGAAATAGAACCATTTAAAGACATCACAGTCGATTTAAACAAATTATATAATCTAAAATTATTTGATGTCTATTTAATTACTGCCAACTCTTCACAAATAGAAAAAATAAAAAGATTAAATGCCTTTATTTCGTATCAGAAAGTTAATGAAAATAAATATGCAGTAATTATAATAGCTTTGAAAAATCAAATCAAAAAAGAAGATATAGAAAGAGAAATAGGAGCAAGAATTTTCGAGACAGCTGAAGGAAAATCTCCTTTTGATGTTTATAAAGATCTTACTCAAAAACTACAAAATTTACAGAAAGCACTTGAAGAAGCTAGAGGAGGCTTAAGATCAGACTTAAAAAAGAATGAAAACGAATTAAAAGAAATCTACGGTAGACTACTAACCATAAGAGATGGATTAACAATACTAAGTAGGGCTAGGTTCTCTAATTTTTATGTACAAATACAAGGTTATGTGCCAGAAAAACAAGTTAATAAGCTTAAGTCAATGCTAGAAAAGTATGCTACAGTAATTTCTACATTACCTAGGAGGTATGGAGAAAAAGAACAACCTCCAACTCTAATATCATTACCAAAGAGATTAAAAGCAGTAGAATCTGTAGTGGAATTATACGGTACGCCATCATATTGGGAGATTTCTCCAATAGTATTTCTAATATTCACTTTCCCTTTACTATTCGGTTTGATGTTTCCTGATTTCGGAAACGCATTAGTAGTCTTCATTTTTGCTATATGGTTCTATAAATATGGAGTAAAGAAAGGAAGCGAGAATACAAAAAATCTTAGCTTAGTACTAATATATTCTAGCATAGTAGCAATGGTAACTGGGCTATTAGCTAGAGAATTCTTTGGTCCGGTACTAGTTGGAGGACCTAGAGAAGTTTTTAATAACGATTCATATCCAGTAGGTCCATTATATAATGTTTGGCCAGTACCAGTTAGTGTAAGCAATGCATTAAAATATATCATACCATTTGGACATTACTCTATATTATCTACTGAAATAGAGGATGCAATGATTCTCTCTATCTTATTAGGAGCCATAGCTTTATTCGTAAGCTCTTTATTAGGAATTATTAATGCAATAAAGAAGAAAGATACAGAATTCTTACTATATGAAAAATTACCTTTATTAATCTTATATACTGTACCTTTAATCATATTTGGATACGGTGTTATAAATATAAGCAATTATTTTGGAGAAGTAGAGAATTTACTAGGAGGAATACTAACTAACATATTTACTATTCCTCCCAATTTGTCTACGCCTACATTAGCTTTAGCTTATATTTTAGTGCTATGGGTAGAATTAGGATTAATATATAATTGGATAAGTAAAATTATATTATTAAAAAGACATGGAGATGTAGGAATAGGAGCAGCAATTGGTATGGGATTTATAGAAGGAGGATTTGAAGCTGGAATTCTATTACTTTCTAATACAATATCTTTCATAAGAATTTTAGTATTTGCATTAGCCCACTATTATTTATTGTATGCTTTCTCTTACATGGGGCTTCTAGTACTTTATAGTAAAGGAATTCCATACGCCGCTGGAGTAATTATAGCTGGTATAATAATAGCGCTAGGAAACTTGCTAGCAATTGCATTAGAAGGATTAATAGTATTCATTCAGGATATGAGATTGCACTTCTACGAAATGTTTAGCAAATTCTATGAAGGAGGAGGAAGAAAATTTGAGCCAGTAACAAGTTACGTCGAAATAGAGGAAAAAGAAGAAGAGAAAAATATTCAGAAAGCAATGGAAAAGCCTATCTTAGCAGAGGAGGCCTAA
- the metG gene encoding methionine--tRNA ligase, with amino-acid sequence MKIFVASAWPYVETVPHLGNLVGSVLSADVFARYARLKYGKENVLFVSGSDEHGTPIEIEAIKRKINPRELTDQAHEYVKKLFLEVWNISYDNYTRTESDVHKEFVKDFLLGIQKYIHTEEEEMPYCENDKIFLPDRFIKGTCPYCGYEDARGDQCDKCGRLLSPSLLINPRCAICGSKPVIKKTKHWFFDLNLFSDKLKEWLQNSKDMPDNVKSVALSWIGEGLKPRSLTRDTSWGIPAPFEGAEGKTIYVWFEALLGYISASIEYFEKYKKLPENWKEFWFGDEVKSYYFIGKDNIPFHAVIFPAMLIASEEGYHLPNIISSTEYLMYEGQKFSKSRRIGVWIDEAQEIMDIDYWRYVLIRLRPEEKDTNFLWREALRIVNTELNDDIGNYINRILNMINRYFNGQVPQFYENLEDEYDKKLINIIKETPDKVSQLFDKGKLKAGSDEILKIPREGNSYLNIKAPWDQIKKDKQIVENTLYIGINSIRSLAILLYPLIPKSANEIYSQIGLNNLENETWDSAKDFTIKPGHKIGSVSPIFKKIKEDMDVDKKLNDIRRSLEKIRPPLLR; translated from the coding sequence ATGAAAATATTTGTAGCGTCCGCATGGCCTTATGTAGAAACGGTTCCACATTTAGGTAATTTAGTAGGTTCTGTTTTATCGGCAGATGTATTTGCTAGATATGCTAGATTAAAATATGGTAAAGAAAATGTACTTTTTGTAAGCGGTAGTGATGAACATGGAACACCTATTGAAATAGAAGCTATAAAAAGAAAAATAAATCCTAGGGAGTTGACGGATCAAGCTCACGAATATGTTAAAAAGTTATTCCTTGAAGTATGGAATATAAGTTATGATAATTATACAAGGACAGAATCTGATGTTCATAAGGAGTTCGTGAAAGATTTCTTGCTGGGAATACAGAAATATATTCATACTGAAGAGGAGGAAATGCCGTATTGTGAAAATGATAAAATATTTTTGCCTGATAGATTTATAAAAGGTACATGTCCATACTGTGGCTATGAGGATGCTAGGGGAGACCAATGCGATAAGTGTGGAAGATTATTATCTCCATCTCTTTTAATTAATCCTAGATGTGCTATATGTGGAAGTAAGCCAGTTATAAAGAAAACAAAACATTGGTTTTTTGACTTAAATTTATTCTCTGATAAATTGAAGGAATGGTTACAGAATTCTAAAGATATGCCAGATAATGTGAAGTCAGTAGCGTTAAGTTGGATTGGAGAAGGTCTAAAACCTAGAAGCCTTACTAGAGATACTTCTTGGGGAATTCCTGCTCCTTTTGAAGGTGCTGAAGGTAAAACAATTTATGTTTGGTTTGAAGCATTATTAGGCTATATTTCTGCAAGTATAGAATACTTCGAGAAATATAAAAAATTACCAGAAAACTGGAAAGAATTCTGGTTTGGAGATGAAGTAAAGAGTTATTATTTTATAGGAAAAGATAATATTCCGTTCCATGCAGTAATATTTCCAGCAATGCTTATTGCTTCAGAAGAGGGCTATCATTTACCTAATATTATATCATCTACTGAATATCTAATGTATGAAGGACAAAAATTTAGCAAAAGCAGGAGGATAGGTGTATGGATAGACGAAGCACAAGAAATAATGGATATAGATTACTGGAGATATGTTCTGATAAGATTAAGGCCAGAAGAGAAAGATACTAACTTCTTATGGAGAGAAGCTCTAAGAATAGTAAATACAGAACTTAATGATGACATAGGAAATTATATAAATAGAATTTTGAATATGATTAATAGATATTTCAACGGTCAAGTTCCTCAATTTTATGAAAATTTAGAGGACGAATACGATAAAAAATTAATAAATATAATAAAGGAAACGCCAGATAAAGTATCTCAGTTATTTGATAAGGGAAAATTAAAAGCAGGTAGCGATGAGATTTTGAAGATACCTAGAGAAGGTAACTCTTATCTAAACATAAAAGCACCATGGGATCAAATAAAGAAAGATAAACAGATTGTAGAGAATACGTTGTATATAGGTATAAATTCCATAAGAAGTTTAGCTATATTATTATATCCATTAATTCCTAAATCTGCTAATGAAATATATTCTCAAATAGGATTAAATAATTTAGAGAATGAAACATGGGATTCTGCTAAAGATTTTACAATAAAGCCTGGGCACAAAATAGGTTCAGTTTCCCCGATATTTAAGAAAATAAAAGAAGATATGGACGTTGATAAAAAATTAAATGATATAAGAAGGAGTTTGGAAAAAATTAGGCCTCCTCTGCTAAGATAG
- a CDS encoding RNA-guided endonuclease InsQ/TnpB family protein, producing the protein MGTSAGQLRKNEGQEPTLTPAIPVEVPNIKTNVIRLLVNGFQNRKLHKLANTSAKLWNELNYERRQQYFKEKKVNFKETYKKYYEKYKSILKVNAQTIIQKNNEAWSSFFSLIKQGEKATPPGYWKSDGKRKEILVIRQDRYEVHENKIILKDFSMELEFAGKLRWSGKQGRLEIIYDELKNAWYANIPVEVGVYLARTGKPSKYIVKGKRDKITIATPKSNKKASIDLGINMLASVVVDDGTWLLYRGTRAKEDYFYFQKKIAEVQSLADKIKNIGEAEAYEELNREKRRSFKKLYSRLLHLYRTLASHLAKALYELGVSEVYIGYPYEIAQDKGNKFTVNMWSYRKLFEVLSQKLIEYGIKVYKVVEYNTSRYCAYHDVEVMRKPRGVISCSFGHTLHSDLNGALNIMKRVIKEIPRQIKKPFSFFVFHNGVAPVKGCNALDPSRILTL; encoded by the coding sequence ATGGGTACCTCTGCTGGTCAACTTAGAAAGAATGAGGGGCAGGAGCCGACACTCACTCCTGCAATACCAGTAGAAGTACCCAACATAAAAACAAACGTTATCAGGCTTTTAGTAAACGGTTTTCAAAACAGAAAACTACACAAACTAGCTAACACTTCAGCAAAACTATGGAACGAACTAAACTACGAAAGAAGACAACAATACTTTAAAGAAAAGAAAGTAAACTTCAAAGAAACATACAAGAAATACTACGAAAAATACAAGAGCATTCTCAAAGTTAACGCACAAACTATTATTCAGAAAAACAATGAAGCATGGTCATCCTTCTTCTCACTAATAAAACAAGGTGAAAAAGCAACACCACCAGGCTATTGGAAGAGTGACGGAAAAAGAAAAGAGATACTAGTAATTAGACAAGACAGATACGAAGTACACGAAAACAAAATCATTTTAAAAGATTTTAGCATGGAACTTGAGTTCGCTGGCAAACTTAGATGGAGTGGAAAACAAGGAAGATTAGAGATAATTTACGACGAACTGAAAAACGCCTGGTACGCAAATATACCAGTAGAAGTTGGCGTTTATTTAGCAAGAACTGGCAAACCATCAAAATACATTGTAAAAGGAAAGAGAGATAAAATAACCATAGCAACACCTAAAAGTAACAAGAAAGCATCAATTGACCTCGGAATTAACATGTTAGCTAGTGTTGTAGTTGATGATGGCACTTGGTTATTATATCGCGGAACTAGGGCAAAAGAGGACTACTTCTATTTTCAAAAGAAGATTGCTGAAGTGCAATCACTTGCAGATAAGATAAAGAATATTGGTGAGGCTGAAGCTTATGAAGAATTAAACAGAGAGAAGAGAAGGTCATTTAAGAAGTTATACTCTCGTTTGCTACACTTGTACAGAACTCTAGCATCACATTTAGCAAAAGCACTTTATGAACTTGGTGTTTCAGAAGTCTATATTGGCTATCCTTATGAGATTGCTCAAGATAAGGGGAATAAGTTTACAGTAAATATGTGGAGCTACAGAAAGTTGTTTGAAGTTCTTTCACAAAAACTCATTGAATATGGCATCAAAGTGTACAAAGTAGTTGAGTATAATACGTCTAGATATTGTGCGTACCATGACGTTGAAGTTATGAGAAAACCAAGAGGAGTAATAAGCTGTAGTTTTGGTCATACACTGCATTCAGATCTTAATGGAGCGTTAAACATTATGAAGAGAGTAATAAAGGAGATACCTAGGCAGATTAAGAAACCATTTTCCTTCTTTGTATTTCATAACGGAGTAGCACCCGTAAAGGGGTGTAACGCTTTAGACCCTAGCAGAATCCTCACCCTTTAG
- a CDS encoding DNA primase regulatory subunit PriL (p41; involved in priming for DNA replication; forms a heterodimer of small and large subunit (Pfup41 and Pfup46); primase from Pyrococcus furiosus uses deoxyribonucleotides as a substrate and can synthesize long DNA strands in vitro which means it may be involved in both de novo primer synthesis and elongation; enzyme from Sulfolobus solfataricus has higher affinity for ribonucleotides and also possesses 3'-terminal nucleotidyl transferase activity; priming is stimulated by thymine-rich synthetic bubbles), with protein sequence MTSIDYNKYPFMKKLSDIIDKNITIYDMLSENSTPLKDAKDRINKILKDEDIQDFRTYSFPYLVFYSELIILSILGDKKIIGKVVRKEAKLFSEEISKEPDDVFDTILNFLKINVEKKEISYHIQKGRKISLCYRIHFIDYLKATKNFKDNQYMSLSMQILDKGYVYLNKNTLKLLIREQIYEYITNLIRPISLSEIPESIKDLIFLKRKTTPPCIEAIMHKQNKSIEELKIISTYMIDIGASTDSISTFLKNNGIATPEDIINKLSGNRKSKYIVYSCDIMKKMNLCVSNCGVKNPLELYFGKLDITK encoded by the coding sequence TTGACTAGTATAGACTACAATAAATATCCATTTATGAAAAAATTAAGTGACATAATAGATAAAAATATAACTATCTATGACATGCTATCAGAAAATAGTACACCACTAAAAGATGCGAAAGACAGAATAAATAAAATTTTGAAAGACGAAGATATACAAGATTTCAGAACATATTCGTTTCCTTACTTAGTTTTTTACTCAGAACTAATAATATTATCAATTTTAGGAGATAAAAAAATAATTGGAAAAGTAGTAAGGAAAGAGGCTAAATTATTTTCTGAAGAGATTTCTAAGGAACCGGATGACGTATTCGACACTATCTTAAATTTTCTCAAAATAAATGTAGAAAAAAAGGAAATAAGTTATCACATACAGAAGGGAAGAAAAATAAGCCTTTGTTATAGAATTCATTTCATAGATTATCTAAAAGCTACTAAAAATTTTAAAGATAATCAATATATGTCACTATCTATGCAGATTCTGGATAAAGGCTACGTTTACTTGAATAAAAATACATTAAAACTACTAATTAGAGAACAAATTTATGAATATATAACTAACTTAATAAGGCCTATATCATTAAGCGAAATACCAGAGTCCATAAAAGACTTAATATTTTTAAAAAGAAAAACCACACCACCTTGTATTGAGGCAATAATGCATAAACAAAATAAAAGCATAGAAGAATTAAAAATAATCTCTACCTACATGATAGATATAGGAGCAAGTACTGATTCCATTTCAACATTTCTAAAAAATAATGGAATAGCAACCCCAGAAGATATAATAAATAAACTTAGTGGAAATAGGAAAAGTAAATATATAGTATATTCTTGTGACATAATGAAAAAAATGAACTTATGTGTATCGAATTGTGGTGTAAAAAATCCATTAGAACTTTATTTTGGAAAGTTAGACATTACTAAGTAA
- the pgsA gene encoding archaetidylinositol phosphate synthase, with protein sequence MVHMITRLRKESKKILTPIANSLVNLGLNANSITIGGLILAFIYFGVMFIFRNPIYGIILLILSSFSDALDGEVARVSGKAGSRGAFLDSSLDRIEDILFLSVFSFYFESYLVGILIGLSLVIPYLRARAEALGIKAEGKGIIERGERIIFVLIILLLLLINVNIAEYVFYIFIILSAVTVIQRFYLVMSNFPK encoded by the coding sequence GTGGTGCATATGATTACCAGACTAAGGAAGGAGAGTAAGAAGATTTTAACGCCTATAGCTAATTCTTTAGTAAACCTAGGTTTAAATGCCAATAGTATAACTATTGGTGGTTTAATATTAGCTTTCATTTATTTTGGAGTTATGTTTATATTTAGAAATCCTATATATGGAATTATATTATTAATATTGTCTAGTTTTTCTGACGCTCTAGATGGTGAGGTTGCTAGGGTTTCAGGCAAGGCTGGAAGTAGAGGGGCGTTTTTAGATTCTTCTCTAGATAGAATTGAGGATATATTATTTCTATCAGTATTTAGTTTCTATTTTGAATCATATCTTGTGGGAATATTAATAGGGTTATCTTTAGTAATTCCTTACTTAAGAGCTAGAGCTGAGGCTTTAGGTATAAAAGCAGAAGGAAAAGGAATTATTGAAAGAGGAGAGAGGATAATATTTGTCTTAATTATACTTTTATTATTATTAATAAATGTGAATATAGCAGAATATGTATTTTATATTTTCATTATTTTATCTGCTGTAACTGTTATCCAAAGATTTTACTTAGTAATGTCTAACTTTCCAAAATAA
- a CDS encoding protein-lysine N-methyltransferase — MSYVPHVPYVPTPEKVVRKMLEIAKTGPEDVVYDLGCGDGRIVIAAAKDFNAKKAICIDINDDRLKETMENIKKNGVEGKVSVEKGNFFDANLSEATVITMFLLTNVNEMLKPKLEAELKPGTRVVSHEFEMRGWTPKEVIKVEDGNMNHIVYLYIIGEHK; from the coding sequence GTGAGTTACGTACCACATGTACCATACGTGCCTACACCAGAAAAAGTAGTAAGAAAAATGTTAGAAATAGCAAAAACAGGACCAGAAGATGTAGTTTATGATTTGGGCTGTGGAGACGGAAGAATAGTTATTGCAGCAGCAAAAGACTTTAACGCAAAAAAAGCAATATGCATTGACATAAATGATGATAGATTAAAAGAAACAATGGAAAATATAAAGAAAAATGGAGTAGAAGGAAAAGTATCAGTCGAAAAAGGAAACTTTTTTGATGCAAATCTCTCAGAAGCTACAGTAATAACAATGTTTTTGCTAACTAACGTTAATGAAATGTTAAAACCAAAATTAGAGGCAGAACTTAAACCAGGAACTAGAGTAGTATCCCATGAATTCGAAATGAGAGGATGGACACCAAAAGAAGTAATAAAAGTCGAAGATGGAAATATGAATCACATTGTATATCTCTATATTATAGGTGAGCATAAATGA
- a CDS encoding DUF2286 domain-containing protein, which yields MKILVLKSESGKITSEKIVDGNLGDVVRATATEALKEWNDLTSDFIIMKDSQEARVPLPLKPSFYEEVKNLLAAKEKSVAILKIPIYIVSYDNIWQEEDFQDRKVYVITYYINDEIKKDINAYAADVTSENKKETSSDESDEESEEE from the coding sequence ATGAAGATTCTTGTTCTTAAAAGCGAAAGTGGAAAAATAACCTCTGAAAAAATAGTAGATGGAAATTTAGGAGATGTAGTTAGAGCTACTGCAACAGAAGCATTAAAAGAGTGGAATGACCTAACTTCAGACTTCATAATTATGAAAGATTCTCAAGAAGCTAGAGTTCCATTACCATTAAAACCTAGCTTTTACGAAGAAGTAAAAAATTTATTGGCCGCAAAAGAAAAATCAGTTGCAATACTTAAAATACCAATTTATATTGTTAGCTATGATAATATCTGGCAAGAAGAAGATTTCCAAGATAGAAAAGTATATGTTATAACATATTATATCAATGATGAAATTAAAAAAGATATAAACGCTTATGCTGCTGATGTAACGTCAGAAAATAAAAAAGAAACATCATCAGATGAATCAGACGAAGAATCTGAAGAAGAATAG